A region of Actinomycetota bacterium DNA encodes the following proteins:
- a CDS encoding cell wall-binding repeat-containing protein, with amino-acid sequence MEGGPRTVKPRRHRVAVCALALIALAALLGAPGNASAITRDAVLDRGKVWVDRFVPYSNSGWANEAGDIVANSSLGWRRDCSGFASYCLNLRYANGTPLSYHSGTIDAVLTPITKEQLRPGDIINRPNDAGYAYGHSIVFVNWANEEHTEYWSYEQSSSRGGTCTRLVVYPFWGEPGFAPYRYNRIEEDYEPWCEPIEGANRYETAVAASRASFPETGSADTAIVCSGLTWPDALGGAGLAGAVDGPVLLTDPRELPGCVAEELARLGVTRAVIVGGERAVSSRVASALAEAGVAQVDRIGGADRYETAARVAEAAAFELMARGESSDGTAYLASGENFPDALAASPAARFFGRPVLLTRASALPSATADALESLSTTRVLVLGAAGAVSSHVASAAGEGRVMGRLAGLDRYATSIIVARHATAEGMSWAGLGVAAGGSYCDALAGGSAQGKIGSPLLLTPGTALAGVTAREITAHAEEIGRAHCYGGPKTLTTGVRLGIATCLGM; translated from the coding sequence TTGGAAGGCGGCCCCCGGACCGTGAAGCCGCGCCGACACCGTGTCGCAGTCTGTGCGCTCGCGCTCATCGCGCTCGCAGCGCTGCTCGGCGCGCCGGGGAACGCCTCGGCGATCACCCGCGACGCCGTGCTCGACCGCGGCAAGGTCTGGGTCGATCGCTTCGTGCCGTACAGTAACTCGGGCTGGGCGAACGAGGCCGGCGACATCGTCGCCAACTCGAGCCTCGGCTGGCGGCGGGACTGCTCCGGCTTCGCGTCGTACTGCCTGAACCTGCGCTACGCCAACGGCACGCCGCTGTCGTACCACTCCGGCACCATCGACGCGGTGCTCACGCCCATCACCAAGGAGCAGCTGCGCCCCGGCGACATCATCAACCGCCCGAACGACGCCGGCTACGCGTACGGTCACTCGATCGTCTTCGTGAACTGGGCGAACGAGGAGCATACCGAGTACTGGTCCTACGAGCAGTCGAGCAGCCGCGGCGGCACGTGCACGCGGCTCGTGGTCTATCCGTTCTGGGGTGAGCCGGGCTTCGCGCCGTATCGCTACAACCGCATCGAGGAGGACTACGAGCCGTGGTGCGAGCCGATCGAGGGCGCGAACCGCTACGAGACGGCCGTGGCTGCGTCGCGCGCCTCGTTCCCCGAGACGGGCTCGGCGGACACCGCGATCGTGTGCTCCGGGCTGACCTGGCCGGACGCGCTCGGCGGGGCGGGGCTCGCGGGCGCCGTGGACGGCCCCGTGCTGCTCACGGACCCGCGTGAGCTGCCCGGATGCGTTGCCGAGGAGCTCGCGCGGCTCGGCGTGACGCGCGCCGTGATCGTGGGTGGCGAGCGCGCGGTGTCGTCCCGGGTGGCTTCCGCGCTCGCCGAGGCGGGCGTGGCGCAGGTGGACCGGATCGGCGGCGCCGACCGGTACGAGACCGCGGCGCGGGTAGCAGAGGCGGCTGCGTTCGAGCTGATGGCGCGGGGTGAGTCGTCCGACGGGACCGCGTACCTCGCGAGCGGCGAGAACTTCCCCGATGCGCTCGCCGCGTCGCCGGCGGCGCGCTTCTTCGGCCGTCCGGTGCTGCTCACACGCGCGTCGGCGCTGCCGAGCGCGACCGCTGACGCCCTCGAGTCGCTCAGCACGACCCGCGTGCTCGTGCTCGGCGCCGCGGGCGCTGTGAGCTCACACGTGGCGTCGGCGGCGGGCGAGGGGCGCGTCATGGGACGGCTCGCCGGGCTGGATCGGTACGCGACCTCGATCATCGTCGCGCGGCACGCCACGGCGGAGGGCATGTCGTGGGCAGGGCTCGGCGTGGCCGCGGGCGGGTCGTACTGCGACGCGCTCGCGGGCGGCTCGGCGCAGGGGAAGATCGGCTCGCCGCTGCTGCTCACGCCCGG